One Rhodoferax ferrireducens T118 DNA segment encodes these proteins:
- a CDS encoding CopD family protein, translated as MLYTALKTVHLLSIIVWIGGMVFAQFFLRPALSQLESPQRIRLMQDVLGRFFDAVLVAAALTLGSGIWMIGRMARQMAQSGVKFNMPLEWMVMATLGLLMMLIFGHIRFVLFVRLSRAVTAAAWPAGGAVLASIRTWVMVNLVLGVLIVVVTLLGLSL; from the coding sequence ATGCTCTACACCGCGCTCAAAACCGTTCATCTCTTGTCCATCATCGTCTGGATTGGCGGCATGGTGTTTGCCCAATTCTTTTTGCGCCCCGCGCTGAGCCAATTGGAGTCGCCGCAGCGCATCCGGTTGATGCAGGACGTGCTGGGCCGCTTCTTTGATGCCGTGCTGGTCGCAGCCGCCTTGACGCTGGGCAGCGGCATCTGGATGATCGGCCGGATGGCGCGGCAAATGGCGCAATCGGGCGTCAAGTTCAATATGCCGCTTGAATGGATGGTGATGGCGACCTTGGGCCTGTTGATGATGCTGATTTTTGGCCATATTCGCTTTGTCCTTTTCGTGCGCCTGTCGCGTGCGGTGACGGCCGCCGCCTGGCCTGCGGGCGGCGCAGTGCTGGCCAGCATTCGCACCTGGGTGATGGTGAATCTGGTGCTTGGCGTGCTGATCGTGGTGGTCACGCTGCTGGGCCTGTCGCTCTGA
- a CDS encoding multidrug effflux MFS transporter, which translates to MNPDAQQLWRAPRWALAVLLAVLGMLGPFSIDTYIPAFSGIAQSLGATPVQMQQTLSAYLFGFAFMSLFHGAISDSVGRRPVVLWGLAAFTLASMGCALSQSIGQLVFFRAVQGLTTGAGIVVSRAVVRDMFAPAQAQKVMSQITIYFGVAPAIAPIIGGTLFVHLGWHSVFWFLTAVGVLLWVANYKLLPETLHLTQRQPLKVSNLLQGYWQLGLDPRFLLLALASGVPFNGMFLYVLSAPAFLGGILGLAPTQFFWFFVLTISGIMGGAWVSGRMAGKLAPKQQIKYGLLIMLLIASLNLVANWLFKAHVAWSLFPIAIFAFGWAMMVPVITLLVLDLHPERRGMASSLQAFIASSANGLVAGLIAPLVMHSAVSLAVASLSMMCVGLFAWLYLHRRWPDIGRVVEHPAH; encoded by the coding sequence ATGAACCCTGACGCGCAACAACTCTGGCGGGCGCCGCGCTGGGCGCTGGCGGTGCTGCTGGCGGTGCTGGGCATGCTGGGACCGTTCTCGATTGACACCTATATACCGGCTTTTTCCGGCATCGCCCAATCGCTGGGCGCGACGCCGGTGCAGATGCAGCAAACGCTCTCGGCCTACCTGTTCGGCTTTGCTTTCATGAGCCTGTTTCACGGCGCGATTTCCGATAGCGTGGGGCGCCGACCGGTGGTGTTGTGGGGCCTGGCGGCCTTCACGCTGGCCTCCATGGGCTGCGCCCTGTCGCAAAGCATTGGCCAGTTGGTGTTCTTTCGGGCCGTGCAGGGCCTGACCACGGGCGCCGGCATTGTGGTCTCAAGAGCCGTCGTGCGTGACATGTTTGCGCCGGCGCAGGCACAAAAGGTGATGAGCCAGATCACCATTTATTTCGGCGTGGCGCCGGCCATTGCGCCCATCATTGGTGGCACCCTGTTTGTGCACTTGGGCTGGCACAGTGTGTTCTGGTTTCTGACCGCGGTGGGCGTGTTGCTGTGGGTCGCCAATTACAAGCTCCTGCCCGAAACCCTGCACCTCACGCAACGTCAGCCGCTCAAGGTCAGCAATCTGCTGCAGGGCTACTGGCAGCTCGGGCTCGACCCGCGCTTTTTGCTGCTGGCGCTGGCCAGTGGCGTGCCGTTCAACGGCATGTTTTTGTACGTCTTGTCGGCGCCGGCTTTTTTGGGTGGGATTTTGGGTTTGGCGCCGACGCAGTTTTTCTGGTTTTTTGTACTCACCATCAGCGGCATCATGGGCGGCGCCTGGGTCAGCGGCCGCATGGCGGGCAAACTGGCGCCCAAGCAGCAAATCAAGTACGGTTTGTTGATCATGCTGCTGATCGCCAGCCTGAATCTGGTGGCCAACTGGCTTTTCAAGGCGCACGTGGCGTGGTCGCTGTTCCCGATTGCCATCTTCGCCTTTGGCTGGGCCATGATGGTGCCGGTGATCACCCTGCTGGTGCTCGATCTGCATCCGGAGCGTCGTGGCATGGCCTCAAGCTTGCAGGCCTTTATTGCCTCCTCGGCCAATGGACTGGTGGCCGGTCTCATTGCGCCGCTGGTGATGCATTCAGCCGTGTCACTGGCTGTCGCTTCTCTAAGCATGATGTGTGTCGGTCTGTTCGCCTGGCTCTATCTGCACCGCCGCTGGCCCGATATTGGCCGGGTGGTGGAACATCCGGCGCATTGA
- a CDS encoding LysR family transcriptional regulator, whose translation MDRSAEMTAFVRAVETGGFTAAAREIGLTPSALSKLVTRLEDRLGARLLQRTTRRLQLTSEGEAFYARARPILLAMDEAEAEVSQAGLSPRGLLRLQCGTAFGMHQLARTIPHFQALYPDVQLDITISDRPPADMKEGIDLTIRTGPLDDSSMVARRICTLERVICAAPSYLALHGTPRTPDDLQRHNCLWISNLPALRRWPFDTEDGIRVVHIGGNVVANNAETVLQLAVAGVGITRLTNVIVSAAIARRELVPILTDWHHVEPVPLFASYPSGRNLAPKVRAMVDFLVDFFKDSDQQFQRVTPVGSP comes from the coding sequence ATGGACCGTTCCGCCGAGATGACCGCTTTTGTCCGCGCCGTCGAAACCGGTGGGTTTACCGCCGCCGCGCGCGAGATCGGTCTGACACCATCGGCCTTGTCCAAATTGGTGACGCGGCTTGAAGACCGATTGGGCGCACGACTGCTGCAACGCACCACCCGCCGCTTGCAACTGACCAGCGAAGGCGAGGCTTTCTACGCGCGTGCGCGCCCGATTCTGCTGGCCATGGATGAAGCCGAGGCCGAGGTCAGTCAGGCCGGATTGAGCCCGCGTGGCTTGCTGCGCCTGCAATGTGGAACGGCCTTTGGCATGCACCAACTGGCACGCACCATCCCGCATTTCCAGGCTCTTTATCCAGATGTGCAATTGGACATCACCATCAGCGATCGGCCGCCTGCGGACATGAAGGAAGGCATCGACCTGACGATCCGCACCGGACCACTGGACGACTCCTCCATGGTGGCGCGGCGCATTTGCACGCTGGAGCGGGTGATCTGCGCCGCCCCGAGCTATCTGGCGCTGCATGGCACGCCGCGCACGCCGGACGATTTGCAGCGGCACAACTGCCTGTGGATTTCGAACCTGCCCGCACTGCGGCGCTGGCCTTTTGACACCGAAGATGGCATCCGCGTGGTGCACATCGGCGGCAATGTCGTGGCCAACAATGCCGAAACCGTGTTGCAACTGGCGGTGGCGGGGGTGGGTATCACGCGTCTGACCAACGTCATCGTCAGTGCGGCCATCGCCCGCCGGGAGCTGGTGCCGATCCTGACCGATTGGCACCATGTGGAACCCGTGCCCCTGTTCGCCAGCTACCCCAGCGGTCGCAATCTGGCGCCCAAGGTGCGGGCGATGGTCGATTTCCTGGTGGATTTTTTCAAGGACTCAGACCAGCAATTCCAGCGCGTCACGCCAGTGGGTTCGCCCTGA
- a CDS encoding MlaD family protein, with the protein MEPQSPPSSPPAAPTPATIAHVEFRAIMLLVLVTALICGFLLYVMYARGVFEKTQQLVLVADDSEGVLVGMDLTFSGFPIGRVRRIELALDGKARMVIDVPLKDAPWLRTSSIFTMERSMVGETHLRAFSGILSDPPLPANAERTVLRGDTNAEIPRIVASTRTLLENLENMTGPESNINTSLSNLKTVSERLTGRYGLLSGVMGSEDNAKKIIATLDQTNALLAKADQRIFGAKGVMDSTQAAVDGSQVAIRELTGVLTDARASLKKVDAVLAEAQAVGANARVASADLGALRAEVEISLRKVTQLVEEVNRKWPFARDTEIKLP; encoded by the coding sequence ATGGAACCACAATCGCCACCCTCATCGCCACCCGCCGCGCCGACCCCGGCAACCATCGCCCACGTCGAGTTCAGGGCCATCATGCTGCTGGTCCTGGTCACGGCCCTGATCTGCGGTTTTTTGCTGTACGTGATGTACGCGCGCGGCGTGTTCGAGAAAACCCAGCAGCTGGTGCTGGTGGCCGACGACTCCGAAGGTGTGCTCGTCGGCATGGATCTCACCTTCTCGGGCTTTCCCATCGGCCGCGTGCGGCGCATCGAGCTGGCCTTGGACGGCAAGGCGCGCATGGTGATTGACGTGCCTCTCAAGGACGCGCCCTGGCTGCGTACATCAAGCATCTTCACCATGGAACGCAGCATGGTGGGCGAAACCCACCTGCGCGCCTTCAGTGGCATTCTGAGCGACCCGCCCTTGCCGGCCAACGCGGAGCGCACCGTGCTGCGCGGCGACACCAACGCCGAAATCCCCCGCATCGTGGCGTCGACCCGCACGCTGCTGGAAAACCTGGAGAACATGACCGGGCCGGAGTCCAATATCAACACCAGCCTGAGTAACCTGAAAACAGTCAGCGAGCGCTTGACCGGCCGCTATGGGCTACTCAGCGGCGTGATGGGCAGCGAAGACAACGCCAAAAAAATCATCGCCACGCTGGACCAGACCAACGCGCTGCTGGCCAAGGCCGATCAACGCATTTTTGGCGCCAAGGGCGTGATGGACAGCACCCAGGCTGCCGTCGATGGCTCGCAGGTGGCAATTCGGGAGCTCACCGGCGTCTTGACCGACGCCCGCGCCAGCCTGAAAAAAGTCGATGCGGTGCTGGCCGAGGCCCAGGCCGTGGGCGCCAATGCGCGCGTTGCCAGCGCCGACCTGGGTGCGCTGCGCGCCGAGGTCGAGATCAGCCTGCGCAAGGTGACGCAACTGGTGGAAGAGGTGAACCGCAAATGGCCTTTTGCGCGGGATACGGAGATTAAATTGCCCTGA
- a CDS encoding MlaE family ABC transporter permease codes for MPTRSYAHLDSAAWGRALLRGAASWWQMIHLGAIVLVLALSPSTYNRINRAITSRHIYASTWQVLPWFTAMAALFSLVLIRIVVVTALNYGLSQYALQMVVRVLVLELIPLSAALFVALRAGMTFNAGAQTNARPSPFDPSAPLSLTRLRADVVPRVLAGAFSVLTLAMINSVIVLVLAYLIVYGLSPWGLPGYTRTVGHVFDLSVTLGFALKTVFFSLAVAVVPMAASLEAARDNTSANGVQPGAARLFLVLLLIEAASLVIKYI; via the coding sequence ATGCCGACCCGCTCTTACGCCCACCTTGACAGCGCCGCCTGGGGCCGGGCCTTGCTGCGCGGGGCGGCCAGTTGGTGGCAGATGATTCACCTCGGCGCCATCGTGCTGGTGCTGGCCCTGTCGCCTTCGACCTACAACCGCATCAACCGCGCCATCACGTCGCGCCATATCTACGCCAGCACCTGGCAGGTGTTGCCCTGGTTCACGGCCATGGCCGCCCTGTTCAGCCTGGTGCTGATCCGCATCGTGGTGGTCACGGCGCTGAACTACGGCCTGTCGCAATACGCCCTGCAGATGGTGGTGCGGGTGCTGGTGCTGGAGCTCATTCCGCTGTCGGCGGCCCTGTTTGTCGCGCTGCGCGCCGGGATGACGTTCAACGCGGGCGCGCAAACCAACGCCCGACCGAGCCCCTTTGACCCAAGTGCGCCCCTGAGCCTCACCCGCCTGCGCGCTGACGTGGTGCCGCGTGTGCTGGCGGGCGCCTTCTCGGTCCTGACGCTGGCCATGATCAACAGCGTGATTGTGCTGGTGCTGGCCTATCTCATCGTCTATGGCTTGTCGCCCTGGGGGCTGCCGGGCTACACGCGCACCGTCGGCCATGTGTTCGATCTGTCCGTCACACTGGGCTTTGCCCTCAAAACTGTTTTCTTCAGTCTGGCCGTGGCCGTGGTGCCGATGGCCGCCAGTCTGGAAGCGGCGCGTGACAACACCAGCGCCAACGGTGTGCAGCCCGGTGCCGCGCGCCTGTTTTTGGTCCTCTTGTTGATCGAGGCCGCCTCGCTGGTGATCAAGTACATCTAA
- the imuA gene encoding translesion DNA synthesis-associated protein ImuA, which produces MLPSSLSVASLDFGAAVWRADALACAGGATVASGHGALDAELPGGGWPLGAISEILQPPGVCQEWRLLLPALTRTCGPVVLVGPPQVPFGPGLAAQGLDARRLLWVGAAAPAARLWATEQALRCAEVAAVLAWLPQVRTEQLRRLQLAAQTHSKLLFVLRPAAAQSESSPAVLRLLLVRASSAGVAPDALRVQILKRRGAPLARTLVLSARPASLAVLLALRGDNPGPGQQLVAREEAGHALDCLAAGA; this is translated from the coding sequence ATGCTGCCGAGTTCCTTGTCTGTTGCCTCTCTTGACTTTGGCGCCGCCGTCTGGCGTGCCGATGCGCTGGCCTGCGCTGGCGGAGCCACGGTTGCCAGCGGCCATGGCGCGCTGGACGCCGAGTTGCCCGGGGGTGGCTGGCCACTGGGGGCGATCAGCGAAATCCTGCAGCCGCCCGGTGTTTGCCAGGAGTGGCGCCTGTTGCTGCCGGCGTTGACGCGAACCTGCGGCCCGGTGGTGCTGGTGGGCCCGCCACAGGTGCCGTTTGGCCCCGGGCTGGCGGCGCAGGGCCTGGATGCCCGGCGGCTGTTGTGGGTTGGCGCCGCTGCGCCTGCGGCGCGCCTGTGGGCGACCGAGCAGGCCTTGCGCTGTGCCGAGGTGGCGGCGGTGCTGGCCTGGTTGCCGCAGGTGCGCACTGAGCAGCTGCGGCGTTTGCAACTCGCCGCCCAGACCCACAGCAAGCTCTTGTTTGTGCTGCGACCGGCGGCGGCGCAAAGTGAGTCCTCGCCCGCCGTGCTGCGCCTGCTGCTGGTTCGTGCCTCTAGCGCCGGTGTGGCGCCAGACGCCTTGCGGGTGCAGATTCTCAAGCGGCGCGGCGCGCCGCTGGCGCGCACCTTGGTGCTGAGCGCCCGCCCTGCCAGCCTGGCGGTGCTGCTGGCTTTGCGGGGTGACAACCCAGGGCCTGGTCAGCAGCTTGTGGCCAGGGAGGAGGCCGGTCATGCACTGGATTGCCTTGCGGCCGGGGCCTGA